The DNA region CCCCGCACCAGCGAACACCTCCGCGTAGCGCTGGTGGGGCGGGATCAGTCCCATGATTTCCTCGGCAAGCCTCGACTTGCCGCCTATCCATTTGATTGGGCTTTTCATGTCGCTCTTTACGATTATGCCCGTGGCTGTTAGGGAATCTCCACCCTGATCAGGGGAATGGAGCAGCCGTCCTCGGGCGGTGGACCGGTGTGTCCGCACCGGGCCAGTGGGGGCGTTGGCGCGCCCCCGCCTGTTCCTCAAATCTCGTCTGCAATTCGGTTGTCAAAGAGCCTTAGGCGGCGCCCTTGGGCGTCTCCGCCTGGAGTTCCGTGCGCAGGCCCTGGCCGTCCAGGGTGTGCCGCGCGGTGGCCACAATCCATTCACCGACGATGCCCGGAACGCCGGTGACGCTCACCCGCGACTCCGCGCCCAGGGACGGCCTGCCGACCAGCGTGAGGTCCAGGGTCGCGGTCCCGCGCTGGAAGGCGTCCAGCTTCGCCTGGGCCGCCCGGGTCGCGGCGTCTGCGTCCGGGTACGTCCCGGGCAGCGTGAACAGCATCTCGCCATCGCCCACGGTGACGGCAGTCCTCTCTGCCCCGTCGTGGTCGTGCCAGTACGCGGCGACGCCCTGATATTTGCCCCTGTCCGCCGCTTGCATGGTCCAACTCACGAGATCCTTGCGCGCGAGCTGAACCAAGGGCATAGCCGCGCCGGAGGCGCTCTTGGCCTCACCGCGCG from Desulfocurvus vexinensis DSM 17965 includes:
- a CDS encoding DNA adenine methylase, whose amino-acid sequence is MKSPIKWIGGKSRLAEEIMGLIPPHQRYAEVFAGAG